The following proteins are co-located in the Conyzicola lurida genome:
- a CDS encoding MarR family winged helix-turn-helix transcriptional regulator, translated as MTDTVKVLPPEEQICFALYSASRSLTALYRDLLAPLGVTYPQYLVLLTLWDAGTLSVGTLGKRLQLDSGTLSPLLRRLEQAGLVSKGRSATDERVVEISLTPAGDALRSEAPRISDAVCGSTGLAIEDLIQLQAQVSALAERVRSVA; from the coding sequence ATGACCGACACCGTGAAGGTACTCCCGCCTGAGGAGCAGATCTGCTTCGCGCTGTACAGCGCCTCCCGGTCGCTCACCGCCCTCTATCGCGACCTGCTCGCGCCGCTCGGCGTCACCTATCCGCAGTACCTCGTGCTACTCACCCTCTGGGACGCGGGCACCCTCTCGGTCGGCACCCTCGGCAAGCGCCTACAGCTAGACTCCGGCACGCTGTCGCCGCTGCTGCGCCGCCTCGAGCAGGCCGGCCTCGTCAGCAAGGGCCGCTCCGCCACCGACGAGCGCGTCGTCGAGATCTCCCTCACCCCCGCGGGCGACGCACTCCGCAGCGAGGCACCGCGCATCAGCGACGCCGTCTGCGGCTCCACCGGCCTGGCGATCGAGGACCTCATCCAGCTCCAGGCACAGGTCTCCGCACTCGCCGAGCGCGTGCGCTCCGTCGCCTGA
- a CDS encoding OsmC family peroxiredoxin, with product MATRTARTAWIGSVEEGSGQTELTSSGLGTYTIALPTRTAEKAGGSTSPEELIAAAHSACYAMQLSAVLGATGGTIEVLDVTADVTLGTDPAGGFQLTGIHLTVRGEVSGIDSATFLEAAQNAKATCPVSKALTGVEITLDAQLEE from the coding sequence ATGGCAACACGCACCGCACGCACCGCTTGGATCGGCAGCGTCGAAGAGGGCTCCGGCCAGACCGAACTGACCAGCTCGGGCCTCGGCACTTACACGATCGCCCTTCCGACCCGCACGGCAGAGAAGGCGGGCGGCTCCACCAGCCCCGAAGAGCTCATCGCCGCGGCGCACTCCGCCTGCTACGCCATGCAGCTCTCGGCCGTGCTCGGCGCGACCGGCGGAACGATCGAGGTCCTCGACGTCACCGCGGACGTCACGCTCGGCACCGACCCCGCCGGCGGCTTCCAGCTCACCGGCATCCACCTCACCGTTCGCGGCGAAGTCAGCGGCATCGACAGCGCGACCTTCCTCGAGGCCGCGCAGAACGCCAAGGCCACCTGCCCGGTTAGCAAGGCGCTCACCGGCGTGGAGATCACTCTCGACGCACAGCTCGAAGAGTAG
- a CDS encoding DUF2255 family protein, producing the protein MPAWTDSELSKIGAADELKIASQRPDGSLRGDVIIWTVRVGDDIYVRSAYGSTNPWYRRAVASGLGRIKAGGVQKDVEFVDAAADDHAAIDAAYHAKYDRYGPAIVGSVVGPDAASATLRLVPRGA; encoded by the coding sequence ATGCCGGCATGGACCGACAGCGAACTGTCGAAAATCGGCGCCGCCGACGAACTGAAGATCGCCTCGCAGCGGCCCGACGGCTCGCTGCGGGGCGATGTCATCATCTGGACCGTACGGGTGGGCGACGACATCTACGTCCGCTCCGCCTACGGCTCGACGAACCCCTGGTACCGCCGGGCCGTCGCGAGCGGTCTCGGCCGCATAAAGGCCGGCGGGGTGCAGAAGGACGTCGAATTCGTGGATGCCGCGGCCGACGACCACGCCGCCATCGACGCCGCGTACCACGCGAAGTACGACCGCTACGGCCCGGCCATCGTCGGCAGTGTCGTCGGCCCGGATGCCGCATCGGCCACGCTGCGGCTCGTGCCGCGCGGGGCGTGA
- a CDS encoding sugar phosphate isomerase/epimerase family protein, with protein sequence MTAPSVQLYTVRDAIAADLHAAVARVAEIGFTKVEPYAFVERAPEYEKALAAAGLAAPSGHAATIDSPDPAAIFDAANRLGIGTVIDPFIPSDRWQTADDAARLAERVNELQVEAAAAGLRFGYHNHNWEFSNRVDGRPVYELFLEQLSPDVVLEVDTFWSTVGGADTPAFLRSLGERVQFLHIKDGPVVGDIADVLPSSESALKVPESLTAAFETQVPAGSGDANVPAILAAAPHALRIVEFDGYDGDPFDGIALSLQWLAENDR encoded by the coding sequence ATGACTGCACCGTCCGTCCAGCTGTACACCGTGCGCGATGCCATCGCCGCCGACCTGCACGCCGCCGTCGCGCGCGTCGCCGAGATCGGGTTCACGAAGGTCGAGCCCTACGCGTTCGTCGAGCGAGCCCCCGAGTACGAGAAGGCCCTCGCCGCCGCCGGACTCGCCGCGCCCTCCGGCCACGCCGCGACGATCGACTCGCCCGACCCCGCCGCGATCTTCGACGCCGCGAACCGCCTCGGCATCGGCACCGTCATCGACCCGTTCATCCCGAGCGACCGCTGGCAGACCGCGGACGACGCCGCCCGCCTCGCCGAACGCGTGAACGAGCTGCAGGTCGAGGCCGCGGCCGCGGGACTGCGCTTCGGATACCACAACCACAACTGGGAGTTCTCGAACCGCGTCGACGGAAGGCCGGTCTACGAGCTGTTCCTCGAGCAGCTCTCGCCCGACGTCGTGCTCGAGGTCGACACGTTCTGGTCGACCGTCGGCGGCGCCGACACCCCCGCGTTCCTCCGCTCGCTCGGCGAGCGGGTGCAGTTCCTGCACATCAAGGACGGCCCGGTCGTCGGCGACATCGCCGACGTGCTGCCCAGCAGTGAGAGCGCGCTGAAGGTGCCCGAGTCGCTCACCGCCGCTTTCGAGACCCAGGTTCCGGCCGGCAGCGGCGACGCGAACGTGCCCGCGATCCTCGCGGCCGCCCCGCACGCCCTGCGCATCGTCGAGTTCGACGGCTACGACGGCGACCCCTTCGACGGCATCGCCCTGTCGCTGCAGTGGCTGGCGGAGAACGACCGCTAG
- a CDS encoding LacI family DNA-binding transcriptional regulator, protein MSRLNGPARTNRPAKLIDVARHAGVSTGTVSNVLNHPDKVKEGTSARVMRSIEHLGFVRDTNASSLANGGSHDIGLVVIDLANSIFLDAARGAQSTARAAGLNLLMAGSENDFGVQSSNVDSFIGARVAGLLLAPMQDSSAQIQRLTKRHVPVVLVNYDPGTDHACSVIVDNDAAGYIAARHLIDLGRRRIAFVSVDWDLQPVEQRRHGIRRAVAETDGAVTLEEIVADDLEVGSGNAIARQVAARDAAERPDAVVAVTDNLAVGFIEQAADLGIDVPGDIAVMGTDDNTSAARCRLTLTTVTMQGRQLGAVAMELLMDEIRHGRDEHRHQRVVLTPQLVVQQSTVR, encoded by the coding sequence ATGTCGAGGCTGAACGGGCCGGCCAGAACCAACCGGCCGGCCAAGCTCATCGACGTGGCGCGCCACGCGGGCGTCTCCACCGGCACGGTGTCGAACGTGCTCAACCACCCCGACAAGGTCAAAGAGGGCACCTCGGCGCGCGTGATGCGCTCGATCGAGCACCTCGGTTTTGTGCGCGATACCAACGCCAGCTCGCTCGCCAACGGCGGGTCGCACGACATCGGCCTGGTGGTCATCGACCTCGCCAACTCGATCTTCCTCGACGCCGCGCGCGGCGCGCAGTCGACCGCCCGTGCGGCCGGCCTCAACCTGCTGATGGCCGGCAGCGAGAACGACTTCGGGGTGCAGAGCTCGAACGTCGACTCGTTCATCGGCGCGCGCGTCGCGGGACTGCTGCTCGCGCCGATGCAGGACTCCTCCGCGCAGATCCAGCGGCTGACCAAGCGGCACGTGCCCGTGGTGCTCGTCAACTACGACCCGGGCACCGACCACGCCTGCTCGGTCATCGTGGACAACGATGCGGCCGGCTACATCGCTGCCCGCCACCTGATCGACCTGGGCAGACGCCGGATCGCCTTCGTGAGCGTCGACTGGGACCTGCAGCCCGTGGAGCAGCGCCGCCACGGCATCCGCCGCGCCGTCGCCGAGACGGACGGCGCGGTCACCCTCGAAGAGATCGTGGCCGACGACCTCGAGGTCGGCTCGGGCAACGCGATCGCGCGGCAGGTCGCCGCGCGCGATGCGGCCGAGCGTCCCGACGCCGTCGTCGCGGTCACCGACAACCTCGCGGTCGGGTTCATCGAGCAGGCCGCCGACCTCGGCATCGACGTTCCCGGCGACATCGCCGTGATGGGCACCGACGACAACACCTCCGCGGCGCGCTGCCGCCTCACGCTCACGACTGTGACGATGCAGGGGCGGCAGCTGGGGGCCGTGGCGATGGAGCTGCTGATGGACGAGATCCGGCACGGCCGCGACGAGCACCGTCACCAGCGCGTCGTGCTCACCCCGCAGCTCGTGGTGCAGCAGTCGACGGTGCGCTGA
- a CDS encoding ABC transporter substrate-binding protein produces the protein MRSFRSKKLAIGAGVLAVALGATGCSSGGGDDADGTELSIYIDSTQSSVDLFDGLIAAYNEENPDVTITTETHPAGGEGDNLVKTRLATGEMNDLFFYNSGSLFQALNPDQTLVNLADEDWTGSLLDDFVTTVSTDDGLYGAPVGASFAGAMTYSKPVYEQLGLEVPTTLDEFNANNEIIKAAGIDPIAQTYGDTWTSQLFVLGDFYNVLAQDPEWADEYTANEAKFVDEPGLAGFQNQQDAFDAGYFNEDFASATYDDGVRMLVEGTAAHYPMLTGNVASAVGANYPDAVGDIGVFPMPSNNVDEPGLTVWMPNGLYIPKSTEGATLEAAKDFAAWVASPAGCDAAAASSTLGGPFVVDGCDLPDDVPAIVSDMQPYFDNGQTGLALEFLSPIKGPALEQITVEVGSGIRDAADGAALYDEDVKKQAQQLGLDGW, from the coding sequence ATGAGATCTTTCAGGTCGAAAAAACTGGCCATCGGAGCGGGCGTGCTCGCCGTCGCTCTCGGCGCCACCGGCTGCAGCTCGGGCGGGGGTGACGACGCCGACGGCACCGAACTTTCCATCTACATCGACAGCACACAGTCGAGCGTCGACCTCTTCGACGGGCTCATCGCGGCCTACAACGAGGAGAACCCCGACGTCACCATCACCACCGAGACGCACCCCGCCGGCGGCGAGGGCGACAACCTGGTGAAGACGCGTCTCGCCACCGGCGAGATGAACGACCTGTTCTTCTACAACAGCGGCTCGCTCTTCCAGGCGCTCAACCCCGACCAGACGCTGGTGAACCTCGCCGACGAAGACTGGACCGGCTCGCTGCTCGACGACTTCGTGACGACCGTCTCCACCGACGACGGGCTCTACGGCGCTCCCGTCGGAGCGTCGTTCGCCGGAGCGATGACCTACAGCAAGCCCGTCTACGAGCAGCTCGGACTCGAGGTGCCGACCACGCTCGACGAGTTCAACGCCAACAACGAGATCATCAAGGCCGCCGGCATCGACCCGATCGCGCAGACCTACGGCGACACCTGGACCTCGCAGCTCTTCGTGCTGGGCGACTTCTACAACGTGCTGGCCCAGGACCCCGAGTGGGCCGACGAGTACACGGCCAACGAGGCCAAATTCGTCGACGAGCCCGGACTCGCCGGTTTCCAGAACCAGCAGGACGCCTTCGACGCCGGCTACTTCAACGAGGACTTCGCCTCGGCCACCTACGACGACGGCGTACGCATGCTCGTCGAGGGCACCGCGGCGCACTACCCGATGCTCACCGGCAACGTCGCGAGCGCGGTCGGGGCGAACTACCCCGACGCGGTCGGCGACATCGGCGTCTTCCCGATGCCGAGTAACAACGTCGACGAGCCCGGCCTTACGGTGTGGATGCCGAACGGCCTCTACATCCCGAAGTCGACGGAGGGTGCGACCCTGGAGGCGGCGAAGGACTTCGCCGCGTGGGTGGCCTCGCCCGCCGGTTGCGATGCCGCGGCCGCGTCATCCACTCTCGGCGGCCCCTTCGTCGTCGACGGCTGCGACCTGCCCGACGACGTGCCGGCGATCGTCTCCGACATGCAGCCGTACTTCGACAACGGCCAGACCGGCCTCGCGCTGGAGTTCCTCTCCCCCATCAAGGGACCGGCACTCGAGCAGATCACGGTCGAGGTCGGATCGGGCATCCGCGACGCCGCGGACGGCGCCGCCCTCTACGACGAGGACGTGAAGAAGCAGGCCCAGCAGCTCGGCCTCGACGGCTGGTGA
- a CDS encoding carbohydrate ABC transporter permease — MTLVTELAQSETPKTERRRRIRSPYPTWFYIPAGVFYVALFLIPTGASFYFALTRWSIFDVEFIGFDNFVQFFQEPALIQGFVNTFFYAFITSGLKVVLGLLLGVLLTSQIIARGFLRSVLFFPVLVSTIGVGVTFKVLMDPFDGLINQALATIGVDGPGWLTDPAWALFSVALVDVWKGVGLATLIYIAGIVAIPQEYFEAARVDGATGWQNFRYLILPLARPATVTVVILSLIGGLRSFDLIWTMTRGGPGFTSDVIASVIYKQYQAGFYGLSTAGNVVLFLVIAAIVVPLSAWLNRKGAES; from the coding sequence ATGACTCTCGTAACCGAACTCGCCCAGAGCGAGACACCGAAAACCGAACGCCGCCGCCGCATCAGAAGCCCGTATCCCACCTGGTTCTACATCCCGGCCGGTGTCTTCTACGTCGCCCTGTTCCTCATCCCCACCGGAGCCTCGTTCTACTTCGCGCTCACCCGGTGGAGCATCTTCGACGTCGAGTTCATCGGCTTCGACAACTTCGTGCAGTTCTTCCAGGAGCCGGCCCTGATCCAGGGCTTCGTCAACACCTTCTTCTACGCCTTCATCACCTCGGGCCTCAAGGTCGTGCTCGGCCTGCTGCTCGGCGTGCTGCTCACCTCGCAGATCATCGCCCGCGGATTCCTGCGCTCGGTGCTGTTCTTCCCGGTGCTCGTGAGCACGATCGGCGTCGGGGTCACCTTCAAGGTGTTGATGGACCCGTTCGACGGCCTCATCAACCAGGCCCTCGCCACGATCGGCGTCGACGGCCCCGGCTGGCTCACCGACCCGGCCTGGGCGCTGTTCTCGGTCGCGCTCGTCGACGTCTGGAAGGGTGTCGGCCTCGCAACGCTCATCTACATCGCGGGCATCGTCGCGATTCCGCAGGAGTACTTCGAGGCGGCCCGCGTCGACGGCGCGACCGGCTGGCAGAACTTCCGCTACCTGATCCTGCCGCTCGCGCGTCCGGCGACCGTCACGGTCGTCATCCTGTCTCTCATCGGCGGTCTGCGCTCGTTCGACCTGATCTGGACCATGACGAGGGGCGGCCCCGGTTTCACCAGCGACGTCATCGCGTCGGTCATCTACAAGCAGTACCAGGCCGGGTTCTACGGGCTCTCCACGGCGGGCAACGTCGTGCTGTTCCTCGTGATCGCCGCCATCGTCGTGCCGCTGTCGGCCTGGCTCAACCGCAAGGGGGCAGAATCGTGA
- a CDS encoding carbohydrate ABC transporter permease, whose translation MSRADRIKPRGIWTGAIALVLAAVVFLVPFAFILVTAAKTQQEASLLQFSLPTEWALWQNIQTVIETRDGILIRAFVNSAVLTVASVAVMVVLAAMVGYVLQRRQSKWNPLVNMLVLAGLIIPPAVVPTIWVLQGLGLFKSLVGLIAVHIAFGLSFCILLFKAFVATIPRELDEAALIDGASPIRLFFSVVFPLLRSVIVTVIVVQAVTVFNDFTYALYFLPGEENSTVQLTLYNFQSQGLNQWNLLFTDVLLITIPPLIMYIFFNRQIVAGMTSGAVKG comes from the coding sequence GTGAGCCGCGCCGACCGCATCAAGCCGCGGGGCATCTGGACGGGCGCCATCGCGTTGGTGCTCGCCGCCGTCGTGTTCCTCGTCCCGTTCGCGTTCATCCTGGTCACGGCGGCGAAGACCCAGCAGGAGGCATCGCTCCTGCAGTTCAGCCTCCCGACCGAGTGGGCGCTCTGGCAGAACATCCAGACGGTGATCGAGACCCGGGACGGCATCCTGATCCGCGCCTTCGTCAACAGCGCCGTGCTCACCGTGGCGAGCGTCGCCGTCATGGTGGTGCTGGCCGCGATGGTCGGCTACGTTCTGCAGCGCCGCCAGTCGAAGTGGAACCCGCTGGTGAACATGCTCGTACTCGCGGGACTCATCATCCCGCCCGCGGTCGTGCCCACCATCTGGGTGCTGCAGGGACTCGGGCTGTTCAAGTCGCTCGTCGGCCTGATCGCGGTGCACATCGCGTTCGGCCTCTCGTTCTGCATCCTGTTGTTCAAGGCGTTCGTCGCGACGATCCCGCGCGAGCTCGACGAGGCGGCCCTCATCGACGGCGCGAGCCCGATCCGCCTGTTCTTTTCGGTGGTGTTCCCGCTGCTGCGCTCGGTGATCGTGACGGTGATCGTCGTGCAGGCGGTGACGGTATTCAACGACTTCACCTACGCCCTCTACTTCCTGCCCGGGGAAGAGAACTCGACGGTGCAGCTCACGCTGTACAACTTCCAGTCGCAGGGGCTCAACCAGTGGAACCTGCTCTTCACCGATGTGCTGCTCATCACGATCCCGCCGCTGATCATGTACATCTTCTTCAACCGCCAGATCGTCGCGGGAATGACCTCAGGGGCCGTCAAGGGATGA
- a CDS encoding alpha-L-rhamnosidase, which translates to MTSVTSLRAEYRDDTGFVAVAAPRLSWKTSTDSADWTQVSAEIEGGADAVTVEGRDSVLVDWPFAPLAAGESRAVRVRVTGSDGETSDWSEPLVVEAGFVDEWTAPLVRAAAPTGIGRPLLVRGTVDLPPFTRAVLFATAQGVYQAEINGTEVDDQILKPGWTAYQHRLTHETTDVTDLLHKGENIVGVRLAGGWFTESFGFNGNDSPFYGDHPAVSVQLRVTLADGSVEIFRSDAAWQTFDDGPVISSSIYDGETFDARKEPAGWSTVGFDASGWAAAAEVAEFPTPSARYSPAVRITDELQVREVITSPSGRTILDFGQNVVGRLRITVTGEAGHTVTLRHAEVLEHGELGLRPLRRAKATDHYTLAGDGPETWEPSFTFHGFRYAEVENWPGEFDPADVTAVVFHSDMVRTGWFDSSHELVNKLHENVVWGMRGNFLYLPTDCPQRDERLGWTGDIQVFSPTASYLYEADGFLASWLEDLALEQKQRDGVVPFIVPDVLRGFAAPAAAWGDAATVVPSVLLERFADRRVLETQYPSMRDWADTIVKLSGERHLWEGNFQFGDWLDPDAPADFPADAKTDADIVATAHVFLSVDLVAKAAAVLGYDEDARSYRSLADTVRTAFRREYVTASGRMVSDAQTAYGMAIQFGLTESDDEKQRMGDRLAALVRAAGYRIGTGFVGTPLVADALTATGHLEVAGRLLTQTENPSWLYPVTMGATTIWERWDSMLEDGSINPGEMTSFNHYALGAIADWMHRSLAGLAPAQPGYRVIRIEPRPLPEFDYATTSHETPYGLASAGWKRVGSQYVVDAVVPPNTTAEVVLPGAAETLTVGSGTHSWTVDAAPAAASTAPLSLDSDLTAIIDDREAYESVLAAIGEVDADAARALRKNTKWVAGRSLHEELMIMSGTVAEAAKTALAGRR; encoded by the coding sequence GTGACCTCAGTAACTTCGCTGCGCGCCGAATACCGCGACGACACCGGATTCGTAGCCGTCGCCGCCCCGCGGCTGAGCTGGAAGACCAGCACCGATTCCGCCGACTGGACCCAGGTCTCGGCCGAGATCGAGGGCGGCGCCGACGCCGTCACGGTCGAGGGCCGCGACTCGGTGCTCGTCGACTGGCCGTTCGCCCCGTTGGCCGCGGGCGAGTCCCGCGCCGTGCGGGTTCGCGTCACCGGCTCGGACGGCGAGACCAGCGACTGGAGCGAGCCGCTCGTGGTCGAGGCCGGCTTCGTCGACGAGTGGACCGCCCCGCTCGTGCGCGCCGCCGCCCCGACCGGTATCGGCCGGCCGCTGCTCGTGCGCGGCACCGTCGACCTGCCACCCTTCACCCGGGCCGTGCTCTTCGCCACCGCGCAGGGCGTCTACCAGGCCGAGATCAACGGCACCGAGGTCGACGACCAGATCCTCAAGCCGGGCTGGACCGCCTACCAGCACCGCCTCACCCACGAGACCACCGACGTCACCGACCTGCTGCACAAGGGCGAGAACATCGTCGGCGTGCGGCTGGCCGGCGGCTGGTTCACCGAGAGCTTCGGCTTCAACGGCAACGACAGCCCCTTCTACGGCGACCACCCGGCCGTGAGCGTGCAGCTGCGGGTCACCCTCGCCGACGGTTCCGTAGAGATTTTCAGGTCGGATGCCGCGTGGCAGACCTTCGACGACGGCCCGGTCATCAGCAGCAGCATCTACGACGGCGAGACGTTCGACGCCCGCAAAGAACCGGCCGGCTGGTCGACCGTCGGCTTCGACGCGAGCGGCTGGGCGGCCGCCGCCGAGGTCGCCGAGTTCCCGACACCGAGCGCCCGGTACTCCCCCGCCGTACGCATCACCGACGAGTTGCAGGTGCGCGAGGTGATCACCTCGCCGAGCGGCCGCACCATTCTCGACTTCGGGCAGAACGTCGTGGGCCGCCTGCGCATCACGGTGACGGGCGAGGCCGGCCACACGGTGACACTGCGTCACGCCGAGGTGCTCGAACACGGCGAGCTCGGACTCCGCCCGCTGCGCCGGGCCAAGGCGACCGACCACTACACGCTCGCCGGCGACGGGCCGGAGACCTGGGAACCGTCGTTCACCTTCCACGGCTTCCGCTACGCCGAGGTGGAGAACTGGCCGGGCGAGTTCGACCCGGCCGACGTCACCGCCGTCGTCTTCCACAGCGACATGGTGCGCACCGGCTGGTTCGACAGCTCGCACGAGCTCGTCAACAAGCTGCACGAGAACGTCGTGTGGGGCATGCGCGGCAACTTCCTCTACCTGCCGACCGACTGCCCGCAGCGCGACGAGCGCCTCGGCTGGACCGGCGACATCCAGGTGTTCAGCCCGACCGCGAGCTACCTCTACGAGGCCGACGGCTTCCTCGCCAGCTGGCTCGAAGACCTCGCGCTCGAGCAGAAGCAGCGCGACGGGGTCGTGCCGTTCATCGTGCCCGACGTGCTGCGCGGCTTCGCGGCCCCCGCGGCCGCCTGGGGCGACGCGGCCACGGTCGTGCCGTCCGTGCTGCTCGAGCGCTTCGCCGACCGGCGCGTGCTCGAGACCCAGTACCCGAGCATGCGCGACTGGGCCGACACGATCGTGAAGCTGTCGGGCGAACGGCATCTCTGGGAGGGCAACTTCCAGTTCGGCGACTGGCTCGACCCCGACGCCCCGGCCGACTTCCCCGCCGACGCCAAGACCGACGCCGACATCGTCGCCACCGCACACGTGTTCCTCTCGGTCGATCTGGTCGCCAAGGCCGCGGCCGTGCTCGGCTACGACGAGGACGCGCGCTCGTACCGGTCGCTCGCCGACACGGTGCGCACCGCGTTCCGCCGCGAATACGTCACCGCCTCGGGCCGCATGGTCTCCGACGCCCAGACCGCGTACGGTATGGCGATCCAGTTCGGGCTCACCGAGAGCGACGACGAGAAGCAGCGCATGGGCGACCGGCTCGCCGCCCTCGTGCGCGCCGCGGGGTACCGCATCGGCACCGGCTTCGTCGGCACCCCGCTCGTCGCCGACGCGCTCACCGCGACCGGCCACCTCGAGGTCGCCGGCCGCCTGCTCACCCAGACCGAGAACCCGTCGTGGCTGTACCCCGTGACGATGGGCGCCACCACCATCTGGGAACGCTGGGACTCGATGCTCGAGGACGGCTCGATCAACCCGGGCGAGATGACCTCGTTCAACCACTACGCCCTCGGCGCGATCGCCGACTGGATGCACCGCTCGCTCGCCGGCCTCGCCCCCGCGCAGCCCGGCTACCGGGTGATCCGCATCGAGCCGCGGCCCCTGCCCGAGTTCGACTACGCCACGACGTCGCACGAGACTCCCTACGGGCTCGCGAGCGCGGGCTGGAAGCGCGTCGGCTCGCAGTACGTCGTCGACGCCGTGGTGCCGCCGAACACGACCGCGGAGGTCGTGCTGCCCGGGGCGGCCGAGACGCTGACGGTCGGCTCGGGCACGCACAGCTGGACGGTCGATGCGGCGCCGGCAGCGGCATCCACCGCCCCTCTCTCGCTCGACAGCGACCTCACGGCCATCATCGACGACCGGGAGGCGTACGAGTCGGTGCTGGCCGCGATCGGCGAGGTCGACGCCGACGCGGCGCGCGCGCTGCGCAAGAACACCAAGTGGGTCGCCGGCCGCAGCCTGCACGAGGAGTTGATGATCATGAGCGGCACCGTCGCCGAGGCCGCGAAGACGGCGCTGGCGGGGCGGCGATAA
- a CDS encoding zinc-binding dehydrogenase, with product MNTPTSPARYATVDAPRSLELRTEAGTAEPATDGVIVAISYCGVCATDTHGYTSGGLIPPSVFGHEWAGTIAAVGSDVVGLSVGQRVVACVGPACGTCPQCLAGFTENCDTSFAEANGVTADSPAHGGFANEIAVNARRVLPVLEQLSDEQAALVEPTAVTFHAVKRVNQRLGAFVVVQGAGPIGLLTAQHARHAGAGRVVIVEPNEARRAAATALGFTEVFAPGAEFSAYVFASSNGLGADVLYECTGVAQLMQASAELVRRGGTLALLGYPGTTSVVSYPDWQSRELTVVGSLAYNHEDFTGAMLAIASGAVDVASLHTRTVGLDELQSVLDELDTGTSADAKVLVDPRR from the coding sequence GTGAATACACCGACGTCTCCCGCCCGTTATGCCACCGTCGACGCACCGCGATCGCTCGAACTACGGACGGAGGCGGGTACGGCCGAGCCGGCCACGGACGGCGTGATCGTCGCCATCAGCTACTGCGGAGTGTGCGCGACCGATACCCATGGGTACACCTCGGGCGGTCTCATCCCGCCGTCCGTCTTCGGCCACGAGTGGGCCGGGACCATCGCGGCCGTCGGGTCCGACGTGGTCGGCCTCAGCGTGGGCCAGCGGGTCGTGGCCTGCGTAGGACCCGCCTGCGGAACCTGCCCGCAGTGCCTCGCCGGCTTCACCGAGAACTGCGACACCTCGTTCGCGGAGGCCAACGGCGTCACCGCCGACTCGCCCGCCCACGGCGGATTTGCGAACGAGATCGCGGTCAACGCCCGACGCGTGCTTCCGGTCCTCGAGCAGCTCTCCGACGAGCAGGCCGCGCTGGTCGAACCCACCGCCGTGACCTTCCACGCCGTCAAGCGCGTGAACCAGAGACTCGGTGCCTTCGTCGTCGTACAGGGCGCCGGACCGATCGGCCTGCTCACCGCGCAGCACGCGCGTCACGCCGGTGCTGGCCGGGTGGTCATCGTCGAACCGAATGAGGCGCGCCGCGCCGCCGCCACGGCGCTCGGTTTCACCGAGGTGTTCGCACCCGGCGCCGAGTTCTCCGCGTACGTCTTCGCCTCGAGCAACGGGCTCGGCGCCGACGTGCTCTACGAGTGCACAGGAGTCGCCCAGCTGATGCAGGCGTCGGCGGAACTCGTGCGACGCGGCGGCACCCTCGCACTGCTCGGCTACCCCGGGACCACCAGCGTCGTCAGCTACCCCGATTGGCAGAGCCGCGAACTCACCGTCGTCGGCTCGCTCGCCTACAACCACGAGGACTTCACCGGGGCCATGCTCGCCATCGCGAGCGGTGCGGTCGACGTCGCCTCGCTGCACACCCGCACCGTCGGTCTCGACGAGCTGCAGTCCGTGCTCGACGAACTCGACACCGGCACGAGCGCCGACGCGAAGGTGCTCGTCGACCCACGCCGGTAG
- a CDS encoding GNAT family N-acetyltransferase, translating to MPVTHRTPVNAGPPTIILLPFTEEGATRVLAGLKRPGEEWARDYPLFHELDFLRALLLDRAAGTDPGVFGMYQVRLSDSTLVIGGASFFGPPDEFGAVEILVGIVPDYADGSYAAHAVAQLVRIAADNGARYVIGSADVVDTAAIDGLLQGGLDEVVRDDTIAHFARELTA from the coding sequence TTGCCCGTTACACACAGAACTCCCGTCAACGCCGGTCCGCCGACGATCATCCTGCTGCCGTTCACCGAAGAGGGTGCGACCCGCGTGCTCGCCGGTCTCAAGCGGCCGGGCGAGGAGTGGGCGAGGGACTACCCGCTCTTCCACGAGCTCGACTTCCTGCGCGCCTTGCTGCTCGACCGCGCGGCGGGCACGGACCCCGGGGTTTTCGGCATGTACCAGGTCCGCCTCTCCGACAGCACTCTCGTCATCGGCGGCGCGTCCTTCTTCGGGCCGCCCGACGAGTTCGGCGCGGTGGAGATACTGGTCGGCATCGTGCCCGACTACGCCGACGGGAGCTACGCCGCCCACGCTGTCGCACAGCTGGTGCGGATCGCGGCCGACAACGGTGCCCGCTACGTCATCGGCAGCGCCGACGTCGTCGACACCGCGGCCATCGACGGGTTGCTCCAGGGCGGGCTCGACGAGGTCGTCCGCGACGACACGATCGCGCACTTCGCCCGGGAACTCACGGCCTGA